From a region of the Spirochaetota bacterium genome:
- a CDS encoding ATP-binding protein: MSKYSFVRIFILYLPDVFILLGMIFAYIYKEYLSSEILRYSLMGIGSFLLLQSITLKIGYKYLFVRRIKNIIGVIDELKRGKYIVSQEHVNENDELAKIFNELIIIGRHVNEVLTIQKFEIEKFYEFYNDIILLVDSYLVILNEKREIIFANDSFCKKFQVDLEEIIGRNINEIFIFVTNKINEAITQVKSFNNSILLEKIHLFSKKKISIIADMKLSKIATHGWEHISLIIDDITTRCKKDYQINVLEGLSDLTYRDEKNNTNLYTILSSITSKNGLGFARAMLFLLDEREKSLRWEMIVGSDSTLKIQNILSGSGGYAAFTNPDNGHTISIVKSMRMPDMTESIIFDMDSNNIFVRSLKNQEIIHIQDSNGDDRVDNEVREFMNVDEFVVVPLIVDNRAIGLIIADNLDTPIPIIDDHIQLLSTFSLQVALYIENNRIIFSLEMQMEAMRRRQKSMVESERLAAVGRVATHLAHEIRNPLVTMGGYARRIEKLAENDVEVLRAADIIIKESKRLEDILSNIMDFTKISSFVIEYNNVNDAINETMELLWNQLKEKGIEVSLRLNKQIPLLRVDFNQIKQVILNLLQNSIEATGPKDKIEIITDVDDGHVTITIGDTGHGIGSENIDNIFEPFFTTKVTGIGLGLAIVNKIIRDHNGRITIRNKETGGAEFSIMLPISQ; this comes from the coding sequence TTGAGTAAATACTCTTTTGTAAGAATCTTCATCCTGTATCTGCCAGATGTTTTCATTTTATTAGGTATGATATTTGCTTACATTTATAAGGAATATCTTTCATCTGAGATTTTACGTTATTCTCTTATGGGGATTGGATCCTTTCTCTTACTACAATCAATTACATTAAAGATAGGTTATAAATATTTATTTGTTAGAAGAATAAAAAATATAATCGGAGTAATAGATGAGCTGAAAAGGGGAAAGTATATTGTCTCACAGGAACATGTAAATGAAAATGATGAATTGGCAAAAATATTTAATGAGCTTATAATTATTGGAAGGCATGTTAATGAAGTGTTGACAATCCAGAAGTTTGAGATTGAAAAATTTTATGAGTTTTACAATGACATAATCCTTTTAGTTGATTCATATCTAGTTATTCTTAATGAAAAGAGAGAAATCATCTTTGCCAATGATAGCTTCTGTAAAAAGTTTCAAGTAGATTTGGAGGAAATAATTGGTAGAAACATAAACGAAATATTCATTTTTGTTACAAATAAGATTAATGAAGCGATCACTCAAGTGAAGTCATTCAATAATTCAATTCTATTAGAGAAAATACATCTCTTCTCCAAAAAGAAAATATCCATTATAGCTGATATGAAATTATCAAAGATAGCAACCCATGGATGGGAGCATATTTCTCTTATAATAGATGATATAACAACAAGATGCAAAAAGGATTATCAGATTAATGTATTGGAAGGTTTATCAGATCTGACTTATAGAGATGAAAAGAATAATACTAATCTATATACTATACTTTCAAGCATAACCTCCAAAAATGGACTTGGATTTGCAAGAGCGATGCTCTTTCTCCTGGATGAGAGGGAAAAATCACTAAGATGGGAAATGATTGTAGGTTCAGATTCAACCCTTAAGATACAAAATATTTTATCTGGCTCCGGAGGTTATGCTGCTTTCACTAATCCTGATAACGGTCATACTATTTCAATAGTGAAAAGTATGAGAATGCCAGATATGACAGAATCCATTATATTTGATATGGATAGTAATAATATCTTCGTGAGATCATTAAAGAATCAAGAGATAATTCACATTCAAGATTCCAATGGTGATGATAGGGTTGACAATGAGGTTAGAGAATTTATGAATGTGGATGAATTTGTTGTGGTACCGCTTATTGTTGATAATAGGGCAATAGGTTTAATCATTGCTGATAATTTAGATACTCCTATTCCCATTATAGATGATCATATTCAGCTACTCTCTACATTTAGTCTTCAGGTGGCGCTATATATCGAAAACAACCGCATTATCTTTTCCTTAGAAATGCAAATGGAGGCAATGAGAAGGAGACAGAAATCCATGGTTGAATCAGAGAGATTGGCAGCGGTTGGACGTGTTGCTACTCATTTAGCTCATGAGATCAGAAATCCATTGGTTACGATGGGAGGATATGCTAGGCGAATAGAAAAGCTTGCTGAGAATGATGTAGAGGTGCTTAGGGCGGCTGATATAATAATAAAGGAGTCAAAGAGGCTTGAGGATATCCTTTCTAATATTATGGACTTTACCAAGATCTCGTCCTTTGTAATAGAATACAATAATGTAAATGATGCGATAAATGAAACGATGGAACTATTATGGAATCAATTAAAGGAGAAGGGGATAGAGGTTTCATTGAGGTTAAACAAACAAATTCCACTCCTTCGTGTAGATTTTAATCAGATTAAGCAAGTGATCTTGAATCTGCTACAGAATTCAATTGAGGCAACTGGCCCTAAGGACAAGATTGAGATTATCACAGATGTTGATGATGGTCATGTTACGATAACTATTGGAGATACGGGTCATGGTATAGGCAGTGAAAATATTGATAATAT